In a genomic window of Helianthus annuus cultivar XRQ/B chromosome 10, HanXRQr2.0-SUNRISE, whole genome shotgun sequence:
- the LOC110886917 gene encoding rac-like GTP-binding protein ARAC7 isoform X2, which produces MGISQNDYIPTVFDNFSANVAVDGSIINLGLWDTAGQEDYSRLRPLSYRGADIFVLAFSLISRASYENVLKKWMPELRRFAPNVPVVLVGTKLDLRDDKGYLSDHTSYNAITYSEGEELRKQIGAVAYIECSSKTQQNVKAVFDSAIKAVLQPRRIKEEAAMAMKRRKTYGCSFVDIVCGGCAA; this is translated from the exons ATGGGTATATCACAAAAT GACTATATTCCTACAGTATTTGACAATTTCAGTGCCAATGTGGCTGTTGATGGAAGTATTATAAATTTGGGACTTTGGGATACTgctg GTCAAGAAGATTATAGCAGATTAAGACCATTAAGCTACAGAGGTGCAGACATTTTTGTGTTGGCTTTTTCTTTAATCAGTAGAGCAAGCTATGAAAATGTCCTCAAGAAG TGGATGCCTGAGCTTCGAAGATTCGCACCCAATGTTCCAGTTGTGCTCGTCGGGACTAAACTAG ATCTTCGTGATGACAAGGGATATTTATCCGATCATACGAGTTATAATGCTATAACATATTCAGAG GGGGAGGAACTAAGGAAACAAATAGGTGCAGTTGCTTATATAGAATGCAGCTCCAAGACTCAACAG AATGTTAAAGCGGTTTTTGATTCCGCCATCAAGGCAGTGCTACAACCGCGGCGTATTAAGGAGGAGGCGGCTATGGCTATGAAAAGGCGCAAAACCTATGGTTGCTCATTCGT GGACATTGTTTGTGGAGGTTGTGCTGCTTAG